In Sphingobacterium sp. SYP-B4668, the sequence CTAATCCATTTAGTTTGTGCACCTTGCTGAACAGCAGGTAAATATCTTGATTGTTATCTTGCACGGCGTCATTTTTCTAGAAGATGACGCCGTGTATATAACCGCCTTTATGGACGATTCTTCTGCTTCAACTCCATATCCCAACAGCACATTGTCCTTATAGAAAATATACGTGCGCGTGACGGGTTTACCTGGATACAATATTTCGCTCATAATAAAAGTTTAATAAGGAATATTACCTTTCCTTAATCTCAAAACAACATGCTGAATTTGGGGTAAGAGAAGTAAAACAACAATTACGAACGTTACACCTGTTAACATCCAATCATAGTAGTCTCTAGTAGCACGAGCCAATATTTGGTGACCTATCATTCGATTAAAATGGTCAGTCGATACCGTTTTTGAGGTATAGATATCGCTGCCAGCATGTATGTATTGGTTTTGGATATCCAGTAAAGTAACGGCTAATTGCGGATTCGTTTCTGTGATCGTCTCCCGAACCTTTTCCCGAACTCCCGATTTTGCAAATAATTGAAGTTCGTTATTTAGGGCTAGACTTGCTGTAAAACCTATGAACCTTGCTAATATGCCCACAAGCGAAGCATTTACCGCAATGTTCGGAAGTGCTGATGAAGCCGTAAATGAAACAATCGGAACAAATAGCACACCTGTTGACACACCATAAATAAACATAGGCAGGATGAAATCGATTGTTTCTCCCTGTACAGAAGCAAATAGTATCATATAGGCATAGTAGATTGCCATCAGCCCAAAGCCAACAATAATCATCCTTATCAGGTTATAACCCATCAAGACAAATCGAGAAGTAACCAACATACTCAGTGCAGTTCCTGCAATTACAGCAATCCATATCGGAATGGTACTCAGTGGATCATTTCCTAAAATCACTTCAAGATAGCCGTAGGCAAGCCCGGTACTTCCTTTAAAAATATAAAAGGTAAAAAGCAGCAAAAGCCCAATAACGAAATTCTTTGTTTTAAAAATCTGTAAATTGATTAATGGTCGTTTAAGTTTTAATGCTCTGATAATAAAAAGAGGAAGAATGACGAGGTTACCTAAACTAAGTGTACGAATCCACGAACTATCCAACCATCCCAATTGCCTTCCATATACAAGAATGTATCCTAATGTTAAGATAAACGATACGTAAAACAGATAGCCTATCCAATCCACCTGATAGAGTGGTATCTTTTTGCTAAATCGGGCTTTACTGTTCATCGTCAGTAACACAACAAATGTCAAGATGATGAGTATGATAATAAATCCGTAGAATAGCCAGTTAAAATCAAAATAATAAATCACTATACTCGTATAGATGGAGTAGAATGGCATAGCGATTTGTATACTGCCGTAAAGAAGACTGTACGCAATCACGCGGGCACGTACGGACTTTAACCGAGGAAAAATAAGCTGTAACACAATTCCTGACATCAATGCACAGGTGATTCCTTGCAAAAATTGGCAAATAACAAACAATGTCCAATCTTTGAAATGAAAACAGATAACCGAGCAGAAGGCATTTATGGCAAGAGCACTCAATAAATATTTCCTTGCAGCAAAATACTTTACTATGCGAATATCAAGAGCCAAGAAAGCCACCGTTGAACCATACATAACGACCATTCCATATTGTACATCGGTAGGCTGTATACCGTAAAAGCCCATCGCTGCAATCGGACTGCTGTAGAAAGCGAAGCTAAACAGACATGTCATGAGGATCGCAAATATGATGGATCTCGCCACCCATTCAGATACCCAGGATTTGAAAATTGGTATTTCATGTGCTTGCATCCTTAATCTTTTAAAACGTAAACATTGGCATTCATCCCTGCAGAGAGCTTCGTTAGTTTTTCGGGCCTATCGGTCAGTTTAATTCTCACAGGAATGCGTTGAGTGATTTTGACAAAATTACCTGTAGCATTATCCGGTGGGAGCAATGAATAGCGGGAACCTGTAGTTGGCGAAAGGGATTCAATTGTACCCTTGAATTCTTCATTCGGAAAAGCATCGACCTCAATAGATGCCTCTTGCCCGACCTTGAAATTACCAATCTGTGTTTCTTTAAAATTGGCCATCACCCATTTTTCCTCGGCTTTATTCACTAAAAAAGCCAATGTTTGCCCAGCTTGTATCAGTTGCCCTTCCTGAATAGTCTTTTTGCCAATTTGTCCATCAAAAGGTGCAGTGATGACCGTGTATTGAATATCCAGCTCCTGCCTTTCAAGAATCGTTTCTTTAATCTTTATTTCTGCCTGTATGGCATTCCGCTGTGCCCTGAAATCATTTAATTTGGATTCCGCTACTCGCCAAGAAGCTTTTGTTTGATCATAATCCGATTGTGCGATTGACAAAGAAGCACTGATGTTGTCGAATTTTTGTTGTGTAGTAGATTCATCCGTCAGTAGATTTCGATAACGATCAAATTCTTTTTGTTGTTGATCTAATCTCGCCTTGGCACCAGCCAGTTGGGCCTTTATGACGTCAATACTCCTACGTTGCGTTTCTTCGTTCGCAGCCAAGATTGGTAATTTGGCCTCTGAGCTCATGAGTTCTGCTGACGCAACATCTTTTTTTAGCCCGTATTCGTCCAATTCAATCACCACCAGCGTATCGCCTTTTTTAACCTGTTGATTGTCCTTGTAATGTATTTTACGGATATAGCCACCCACTTTTGCGTTTATGGGCGACAAATAGGCATCTACCTGAGCGTCATTAGTCTGTTCATAGTGATATCCTTTTAAGAAATGAGTAGTTCCCCAAATAATGATCCCAACCAATAAGGCTATTCCAGACCATTTGGTAAGCATTATAATAATTTTATCTATTTTATTTTTGTTCATCATGTCTGTATTAAAGAATTCCTATAATTGCCAATAGTCTGATATACGTGAGTTTTACGTTTGTTTGTGCCGTTGTCAGATTAAATTTTGCTTCCAGCAAAGTATTTTCGGCTTCCAGCAGATCGGTCAGAAGAGACTCTTGATTTAAGTAGCTACTTCTGATAACACGGACACTTTCGGTGGTTTTAATGATATTTTGTTTTGCAGTTTTCACGCTCTCCAAAGCCTGCTGTTGCTGCAAATAAGCTTCTTTCACCTGAAGAAAGATTTCATCCCTTTTAACGTTTGCTTTTTCTTTAGCCTGATTGCTGACAACTTGTGCGTGAGCAATCGAATGTTTACTCTTGTACAGATTCTCGACAGAAAACTGGACTTTAATTCCTGTCTGACCAAACCCCCATAAGTCATTCGAATACGGATAGAACGAAACCTGTGGATAGTTGTAATTATAATTGGAGTACAAGGAGACTTTCGGCAGTAGGGTAGCTTTTATCTGTTTGACATTCAATTCGCTCCATTTGATATCGCTATTGACCATTTTGTACTCAGGCGATGTGTTAAAAGCGATGTCTACATAGTCGTTGTAGTCACCTGCTGTGATAGCGTTCAGTTCAATCCTATCTTCATGTTTTATCGCCAGCTCAGCATCATTTTCACGCCCCATCAGTATATTGAGCCGTTGTTTAGCGATTTCAATCTTTTTTTCAACATCCGAAAGGCTAAGTTCCAGTTGCGATAATTTTACGGAGGTTCTCAGTACATCACTCTTTAGCACAGTACCGTTTTTATGCAAGCTCTCTATCCGTGTCAACTGTTTTTTTTCGGCTTCGATTTCTGCATCAAGAAAATCATAGAAGTGCCGAAACTTATACAGATCAAAATAGGCAACTGCAACATTGTATTTTACGCTATGCTTTTGTAGATCGACTTCATACTGTTTTCGAGCCTCTTCTTCCTTTTTCATGACGATATTCCTTTTATCCTTTCCACCATTGAAGAGGTTGACGTTAAAGTTGTAACCTACTCCGTACCCATAACCTTTTACGGATACGTTCTGTGGAGAAGAGAATAATCCATTGTCATAAATCAGAAATTTGGAATTGAGCTTCGCATCTCCGCTTAACGAGAGTTCTGGCAACAAACGATCTTTAGCCTCCAATATTTCTATCTTACTTTGCTGAAGATTTAGCGCAGATAGTTTCAGTTGTCGATTATTCATTTCGGCAACCTTCCATATTTCTTCCAAAGTTAATGAGTGGACTTTTTCGATATGCTGAGCGTATATACGCGGTGTAAATGAGAGCAACAGTACGCTGCAAATTCGAGCTATTTTATATGGCTTCATCAGTCTTTTTTATAAATGATCTATCTTTCTTTGCTAACCAGTTCCTAACCATCTTTTTCAACGCATCAAAAGCAAAGGTCAAGTCCATGATGGGCATAAAGGGACTAGAATATGCATAAGCACACCAGTATATATCAGCCTTAGCAATCTCTTCAACTGGATGGAGTAATTTATCATTAGATTTTTTCGCTTGAATTTCAAGTTCAAAATCCTTCTCAGGACTTATGACTGTATGTTCCATAATGATTCTTATTATTTACACCGCAAAATTATCCAACATGCCAAGCTTTGTTTTTATATAATTAGCCTAATGTTTGCTATATTTGGCCATATGGATGCTCTTGACCAATTGATAAATAGTGTTGATCAACATCCTGATTCCATCCTCGTGATGCGACAGCAGACGGAGCAACGTTTGCCTGCTCATCAACATGATAAGGCTCAGTTGTTATTGGTTTATGGCGGGATTGCTTACTTGCAAACAGACGAAAAAGATTTCTATATTCCGTCCAATCATTATATCTGGATACCCCAGAATTATCCTCACAATTTGATGTTTAATACACAGGATCTGTATATTATCAATATTTATTTTCCAGACGAAAGCGCCGATGATTTTTATGATGAATTGGGTATCTATCCCGTGAGTAATCTTCTGGCAGAAATGCTCTCATTTAGTGAAAAGTGGCAAGGTGATTATTACAAAGGTTCGTGGGAATTTGAATTTTTATCAACGCTTAAAAGCGTATTATCAAAAGAGAATCTCAAAAAGTTCTCCATCCAACTTCCTACAACAGATGATCAACGGCTCAATATCATTATCAATAATTTTAGGAATCGATTAAATGAAAATCTAAACTTAGATACTATTGCTCAGCAATCCGGAATGAGCGTGCGTAGTTTGACCAGGTTATTCCAAGCCAAGCTGCACATTACATTTGTTCAATACTTAAAAATGCTACGCATTATCCGTGCTATGGAACTAATAAAAGACACGGATTTGAATATGACAGAGATAGCTTATGAAATTGGGTATTCAAATATAGCTGCGTTTAGCAATAATTTTCATCAATTGACCAATATGAGACCTACGGAATTTAAAATGAAATAGGACTGTCCTGTACGTTCAGTTAGGGTTTGTTTTCCTCTGCCTTTCTGATGTATTGATAAATAGAATTGCTGGCAATTTAGCATTGCGAAAAGACGAACAACAGCTTTCCCCCAATCTAATATTCAGAGCCCCCTATTTCCTGGATTTTTAGGACTTCGTGATACATATTCTGAGAAAGACCTAGAGACATCGATCATATTTGAGCTATAGCGATTTATTATTGAGCTTGGCAGTGACTTCGCTTTGAAGTCAATCTTGTAAACTTCCAGTTGTTTGTGTTATTATAGGGGGATAGAGGGGGTGTCTACACGTCTATATGTATTTGTCTCAAATCCTTG encodes:
- a CDS encoding helix-turn-helix transcriptional regulator, with the protein product MFAIFGHMDALDQLINSVDQHPDSILVMRQQTEQRLPAHQHDKAQLLLVYGGIAYLQTDEKDFYIPSNHYIWIPQNYPHNLMFNTQDLYIINIYFPDESADDFYDELGIYPVSNLLAEMLSFSEKWQGDYYKGSWEFEFLSTLKSVLSKENLKKFSIQLPTTDDQRLNIIINNFRNRLNENLNLDTIAQQSGMSVRSLTRLFQAKLHITFVQYLKMLRIIRAMELIKDTDLNMTEIAYEIGYSNIAAFSNNFHQLTNMRPTEFKMK
- a CDS encoding TolC family protein, which translates into the protein MKPYKIARICSVLLLSFTPRIYAQHIEKVHSLTLEEIWKVAEMNNRQLKLSALNLQQSKIEILEAKDRLLPELSLSGDAKLNSKFLIYDNGLFSSPQNVSVKGYGYGVGYNFNVNLFNGGKDKRNIVMKKEEEARKQYEVDLQKHSVKYNVAVAYFDLYKFRHFYDFLDAEIEAEKKQLTRIESLHKNGTVLKSDVLRTSVKLSQLELSLSDVEKKIEIAKQRLNILMGRENDAELAIKHEDRIELNAITAGDYNDYVDIAFNTSPEYKMVNSDIKWSELNVKQIKATLLPKVSLYSNYNYNYPQVSFYPYSNDLWGFGQTGIKVQFSVENLYKSKHSIAHAQVVSNQAKEKANVKRDEIFLQVKEAYLQQQQALESVKTAKQNIIKTTESVRVIRSSYLNQESLLTDLLEAENTLLEAKFNLTTAQTNVKLTYIRLLAIIGIL
- a CDS encoding HlyD family secretion protein, whose amino-acid sequence is MLTKWSGIALLVGIIIWGTTHFLKGYHYEQTNDAQVDAYLSPINAKVGGYIRKIHYKDNQQVKKGDTLVVIELDEYGLKKDVASAELMSSEAKLPILAANEETQRRSIDVIKAQLAGAKARLDQQQKEFDRYRNLLTDESTTQQKFDNISASLSIAQSDYDQTKASWRVAESKLNDFRAQRNAIQAEIKIKETILERQELDIQYTVITAPFDGQIGKKTIQEGQLIQAGQTLAFLVNKAEEKWVMANFKETQIGNFKVGQEASIEVDAFPNEEFKGTIESLSPTTGSRYSLLPPDNATGNFVKITQRIPVRIKLTDRPEKLTKLSAGMNANVYVLKD
- a CDS encoding MFS transporter; amino-acid sequence: MQAHEIPIFKSWVSEWVARSIIFAILMTCLFSFAFYSSPIAAMGFYGIQPTDVQYGMVVMYGSTVAFLALDIRIVKYFAARKYLLSALAINAFCSVICFHFKDWTLFVICQFLQGITCALMSGIVLQLIFPRLKSVRARVIAYSLLYGSIQIAMPFYSIYTSIVIYYFDFNWLFYGFIIILIILTFVVLLTMNSKARFSKKIPLYQVDWIGYLFYVSFILTLGYILVYGRQLGWLDSSWIRTLSLGNLVILPLFIIRALKLKRPLINLQIFKTKNFVIGLLLLFTFYIFKGSTGLAYGYLEVILGNDPLSTIPIWIAVIAGTALSMLVTSRFVLMGYNLIRMIIVGFGLMAIYYAYMILFASVQGETIDFILPMFIYGVSTGVLFVPIVSFTASSALPNIAVNASLVGILARFIGFTASLALNNELQLFAKSGVREKVRETITETNPQLAVTLLDIQNQYIHAGSDIYTSKTVSTDHFNRMIGHQILARATRDYYDWMLTGVTFVIVVLLLLPQIQHVVLRLRKGNIPY